One window from the genome of Synechococcus sp. PROS-7-1 encodes:
- a CDS encoding helicase DnaB, translating into MRGLLGVAAALAATSLAFHSSLRPISIADIASSSSKQAPAESTVGEPNPDPTDFSAEELELLQRRFGVHGPQTPLAQLFTRGMDQLQPLRANTLSRLRSLKPVIQREAYRHRVNPMLITAILFDEIQHSKPGEDLPFVVHSGLVDTHGPAQLGISELIHQGRLPAEPTSEQISEARDLLMNPEANIELLAAKLSRIKNELGLDQGSILIASRSYVDAKAIATLAYLHNGKLDYPARILRYMQDPALHGLIYSARQTAKPYLI; encoded by the coding sequence ATGCGTGGGTTGCTTGGCGTTGCCGCTGCACTGGCAGCCACTTCCCTGGCATTTCATTCGTCGTTACGTCCGATCTCCATTGCGGACATTGCATCGAGTTCCTCAAAGCAGGCACCGGCTGAGTCAACAGTCGGTGAGCCCAACCCAGACCCAACTGACTTCAGTGCGGAAGAACTGGAACTCCTGCAGCGCCGCTTCGGGGTCCATGGTCCCCAAACTCCTCTAGCTCAGCTCTTCACTAGAGGTATGGATCAGTTGCAGCCGCTTCGTGCCAACACACTTTCAAGGTTGCGGAGTCTGAAACCTGTGATTCAGCGCGAGGCCTACCGCCATCGCGTCAACCCGATGCTGATCACAGCCATTCTCTTTGATGAGATCCAGCATTCCAAGCCTGGAGAAGATCTTCCCTTTGTGGTGCATTCAGGGTTAGTTGATACCCATGGTCCGGCACAGCTCGGGATCAGTGAATTAATTCATCAAGGCCGGCTTCCCGCTGAACCCACCTCTGAGCAGATCAGCGAAGCCCGTGATCTGCTGATGAACCCCGAGGCCAACATCGAGCTGCTGGCAGCAAAGTTGTCGAGAATCAAAAATGAGCTCGGCCTTGATCAAGGATCGATCTTGATTGCAAGCCGCTCCTATGTTGATGCGAAGGCCATTGCCACTCTGGCCTATCTGCACAACGGCAAACTGGATTATCCCGCCAGGATTTTGCGCTACATGCAAGATCCTGCCCTGCATGGCCTGATCTACAGCGCTCGCCAGACAGCGAAGCCTTATCTCATCTGA